The genomic stretch TGCCCTCGGGCACGTCGCCGCCGAAGACCAGGGCCTAGCTGTCGCGGTCGATGCCGAGGATGGTCCGCGTGACCCAGTCCGTGGCGCCGGGCTCGCGCAGGGCCAGGGGAAAGAGGTGACCGCTGGCCGGAAGGTCGCGGGCATGCCTGCCCAGATACCGTTCGTACAGGCCCAGGGCGGACTCGCCGTCGATGGTCATGAGCCGGTTGCCGTCCGAGGCGGTGATGGCGCGTTCCATGCCAAAGGGCTCCCAGCCGCCGCCCTTGCACAGTCCCACATGCAGCGCCGGGCCGCGCAGGCCGACACCGACAACCTCGTTTTCGACGAGTTGGTCCCCGATCAGCAGGGCCGTGCGCTCGAAGCGTTCCCCGTCCGCGGCCAGGCCGCCACTGGCGGTGACGCCTGGCGGCAGGGCCTCGGCCACGCCCTTGGCCAGCCGGGACCCGTTGCCCGTCAAACCCGGAGCAAAAATCAGGACGTGGGCCAGGTCGTCCTGGTCGAGCTTGCTGGCCAGAAAGACGCCCAGTGCCCGGCTGTCGTTGGAAAACTGTTCCCGACTGGCGCGGACGAAGTCGAGCCCGGTGTGTTCGAAGGTGATCAGGGTGGCGCAGATGGTGGCGTCCCGGACCGTGCGTCCGTGGATGACGCCGCCAGTGGAGCAGCCCAGGACAAGGGCGTCCGGGAGCATGGCGGCCAGCGACCGCGCGTGTCGCGAGACGGTCTGGTCGTCCAGGTCGGACCAGAAGACCAGGGCCAGTTGGTTGCCCGACGTGGGCACGGTGCCCGAGGCCTTGATCCAGGCGCCGTCGGCATCGAGGTTAAATTGCGCGGTGTGCATGATCAGTCCTGCCAAAGTTGGCGGATGGCCCTGATGGCGTCGATGTTTTGGAAAAAAGCCTCGACCACGGCCGGATCGAAGTGGGAACCCGAGCTTTCGCGGATGATGGCCAAGCATTGTTCCTCGGGAAAGGCTTTTTTGTAGGGCCGTTCGCTGGCCAGGGCGTCGTAGGTGTCGACCACGGCCACGATGCGCGCTTCCAGGGGGATCTGTTCGCCCACAAGGCCCAGGGGGTAGCCGGTTCCGTCCCAGCGCTCGTGATGAAGCATGGCCAGGTTGCGGGCCAGATCGAGAAGTTCGTTGCCCTCGTCGCTGGGCGCGTCCCACAGTTGGCAACTCTTGCGGGCCTCGGTCCGGCTGGTCAGGGGGCCAAGGATTTCACAGCCAAAGATGCAGTGGTGCTGCATGATTTTCCATTCATCCGGGTCGAGTTTTCCGGGCTTGAGCAGGACGGCGTCGGGAATGCCGATCTTGCCGATGTCGTGCAGGGGGGCGCAGTCCCGGATATTGGCGCACTGCTCGTCGTCGAAGCCCAGGGCCCTGGCCAGGACGGCCGCGATTTCGCCGACGCGG from Deltaproteobacteria bacterium encodes the following:
- a CDS encoding HD domain-containing protein, producing the protein RVGEIAAVLARALGFDDEQCANIRDCAPLHDIGKIGIPDAVLLKPGKLDPDEWKIMQHHCIFGCEILGPLTSRTEARKSCQLWDAPSDEGNELLDLARNLAMLHHERWDGTGYPLGLVGEQIPLEARIVAVVDTYDALASERPYKKAFPEEQCLAIIRESSGSHFDPAVVEAFFQNIDAIRAIRQLWQD